One stretch of Bordetella avium DNA includes these proteins:
- a CDS encoding prephenate dehydrogenase, with protein sequence MSASPTAQQALIPVLAVVGVGLIGGSFAAALRQAGQVGRVLGVGRNPDSLAQAKHLGLIDDIVSPEIAAAQADLIMLATPVGSLGPMLARMRDHLRATTVITDGGSTKAEVVDAARAALGDHIGAFVPGHPIAGAERTGPDAADASLYAGRKVILTPLAENAADAVALVRAAWEVCGAMVLEMTPEAHDSVLASVSHLPHFLSAVYMAQVCEADDAATRLALAGSGFRDFTRIAAGSPEMWRDIFLSNRSAMLAELTALRAVLDRTEAALLAADGAGLQQWLQDAALARRAWRKESS encoded by the coding sequence ATGAGCGCCTCCCCGACCGCACAGCAGGCGTTGATTCCTGTTCTGGCGGTGGTGGGTGTGGGATTGATTGGGGGCTCTTTCGCGGCAGCCTTGCGTCAGGCCGGTCAGGTCGGGCGTGTGCTGGGCGTGGGCCGTAATCCTGATTCGCTGGCGCAGGCCAAGCATCTGGGCTTGATCGACGATATTGTCAGCCCGGAGATCGCCGCTGCCCAGGCCGACCTCATCATGTTGGCGACGCCGGTCGGCAGCCTGGGGCCGATGCTCGCACGCATGCGCGATCATCTGCGCGCTACGACCGTGATTACCGATGGCGGCAGCACCAAGGCCGAAGTCGTGGATGCTGCGCGTGCGGCCTTGGGTGATCATATCGGCGCTTTCGTGCCGGGGCATCCTATCGCTGGCGCTGAGCGCACCGGTCCCGATGCTGCCGATGCGAGCCTGTATGCCGGCCGCAAGGTGATTCTCACCCCGCTAGCCGAGAATGCTGCTGATGCCGTGGCGCTGGTGCGCGCTGCCTGGGAGGTTTGCGGCGCGATGGTGCTCGAGATGACGCCAGAGGCGCATGACAGTGTGCTGGCTTCTGTGAGCCACTTGCCGCACTTCCTGTCGGCCGTTTATATGGCGCAGGTGTGCGAGGCGGACGACGCCGCGACGCGCCTGGCGCTCGCGGGCTCGGGTTTTCGCGATTTCACCCGCATTGCCGCAGGCTCGCCCGAAATGTGGCGCGATATTTTCCTGTCTAACCGTTCGGCCATGCTGGCCGAGCTGACGGCGCTGCGCGCCGTGCTGGACCGAACCGAAGCCGCTTTGCTAGCCGCTGATGGCGCGGGCTTGCAGCAATGGCTGCAGGATGCCGCATTGGCGCGGCGGGCCTGGCGCAAGGAGTCTTCCTGA
- the hisC gene encoding histidinol-phosphate transaminase, protein MTQANKTLAAPAHVGAIAPYQAGKPIEELAREFGLDPASIIKLASNENPLGMPESARQAMLAAAGALARYPDPAGFDLKAALSARYGVPANWITLGNGSNDILEIVALALLAPGRAAVYAQHSFVVYRLATQARGARHIMVPAQAYGHDLDAMFAAIDEETRVVFIANPNNPTGTFAPGAAIARFLEQVAQAHGERVTVVLDEAYNEYLDPEHRFDSVELVRRFPNLIVSRTFSKAYGLAGLRVGFALAQPALTDLLNRVRQPFNVNTLAQAAAIAALGDAEFLQNAYATNKAGKAQLCAAFDKLGLSYVPSYGNFVLVHVGDAPRINLELLKRGVIVRPVAGDGLPECLRVSIGLPAENERFIAALTEILSA, encoded by the coding sequence ATGACCCAAGCAAACAAAACCCTCGCCGCGCCTGCTCATGTGGGCGCCATCGCCCCGTACCAGGCTGGCAAGCCCATCGAAGAACTGGCCCGCGAATTTGGCCTGGACCCGGCCAGCATCATCAAGCTGGCATCCAACGAAAACCCTTTGGGCATGCCGGAGTCGGCCCGCCAGGCCATGCTGGCCGCGGCGGGCGCGTTGGCGCGCTATCCTGATCCGGCCGGCTTCGATCTGAAGGCGGCGCTGTCTGCGCGGTATGGCGTGCCGGCGAACTGGATCACCTTGGGTAACGGGTCGAACGACATCCTGGAAATTGTCGCGCTGGCGCTGCTGGCGCCGGGCCGCGCGGCGGTCTATGCCCAGCATTCTTTCGTGGTTTACCGCTTGGCCACGCAGGCGCGCGGCGCGCGGCACATTATGGTGCCCGCCCAGGCGTACGGCCACGATCTGGACGCGATGTTCGCGGCCATCGATGAAGAGACGCGGGTGGTGTTCATCGCCAATCCCAACAATCCGACGGGCACTTTCGCGCCGGGCGCGGCGATTGCGCGTTTTCTTGAGCAGGTGGCTCAGGCGCACGGCGAGCGTGTGACCGTGGTGTTGGATGAGGCCTATAACGAATACCTCGATCCCGAGCACCGTTTCGACAGCGTCGAATTAGTGCGCCGTTTTCCCAACCTGATCGTTTCGCGCACGTTTTCTAAAGCCTATGGCCTGGCGGGATTGCGCGTGGGCTTTGCGCTCGCGCAGCCGGCGCTTACTGATCTGCTCAACCGCGTGCGCCAGCCCTTCAACGTCAATACGCTGGCTCAGGCGGCCGCGATCGCGGCGTTGGGCGATGCCGAGTTTTTGCAAAATGCCTACGCCACCAACAAGGCAGGCAAAGCACAGCTTTGCGCGGCCTTCGATAAGCTCGGGCTGTCTTATGTGCCGAGCTATGGCAACTTTGTGCTGGTGCATGTGGGAGATGCGCCGCGCATCAACCTCGAACTGCTCAAGCGCGGCGTCATCGTGCGTCCGGTGGCGGGCGACGGCCTGCCCGAGTGCTTGCGTGTCTCGATTGGCCTGCCTGCCGAGAACGAGCGCTTTATCGCTGCCCTGACTGAGATTTTGTCGGCATGA
- the pheA gene encoding prephenate dehydratase — MDDLQAKLRPLRDRIDALDRQILELLGQRARTAQEVGEVKHAAHADGPVLRPEREAEVIRGLQQSNLGPFPNDAVAAVWTEIMSACRGLERGMTVAYLGPQGSFSEQAALEQFGHSVTQLPCASFDEVFRAIESGQADVGMVPVENSTEGAVNRNLDLLLNTPLKIMGERSLLIRHCLMSQSGTMEGVQTISAHPQALAQCQGWLNRHYPDLKRVAAASNSEAARVAAGDPSVAAIAGEVAAQPWKLGIVAAGIQDDAQNRTRFVAIGHIEPLPSGRDKTSLILAVPNRAGAVYDMLSPLAVNGVSMTRFESRPARTGQWEYYFYIDCLGHQKDSNVAAAFAALAQQAAFFKILGSYPAQ; from the coding sequence ATGGATGATTTGCAGGCCAAGCTGCGGCCGCTGCGCGACCGCATTGATGCCCTTGACAGGCAGATTCTTGAGCTTCTCGGTCAGCGGGCGCGCACGGCTCAGGAAGTCGGCGAGGTCAAGCATGCGGCGCATGCGGACGGCCCGGTGCTGCGCCCTGAGCGCGAAGCCGAGGTCATCCGAGGCTTGCAGCAGAGCAACCTCGGCCCCTTTCCCAATGACGCGGTCGCTGCCGTCTGGACTGAAATCATGTCGGCCTGCCGGGGCTTGGAGCGCGGCATGACCGTGGCCTACCTCGGGCCGCAAGGTTCCTTCTCCGAGCAGGCTGCGCTGGAGCAGTTTGGCCATTCGGTTACGCAATTGCCCTGCGCTTCGTTCGATGAGGTGTTTCGCGCCATCGAGAGCGGCCAGGCCGATGTGGGGATGGTGCCGGTCGAGAACTCCACGGAAGGCGCCGTCAACCGCAACCTGGATCTGTTGCTGAACACGCCGCTCAAGATCATGGGCGAGCGTTCGCTATTGATCCGTCATTGCTTGATGTCGCAGTCCGGCACGATGGAAGGGGTGCAAACCATTTCCGCGCATCCTCAGGCGCTGGCGCAGTGCCAGGGTTGGTTGAACCGCCATTATCCTGACCTTAAGCGGGTGGCGGCGGCCAGCAATTCCGAGGCTGCCCGGGTTGCGGCCGGCGATCCCTCCGTGGCCGCCATTGCCGGTGAGGTTGCGGCGCAGCCCTGGAAGCTGGGCATCGTTGCCGCGGGTATCCAGGATGACGCGCAAAACCGCACCCGGTTCGTCGCCATCGGCCACATCGAGCCCTTGCCCAGCGGACGGGACAAAACCAGTTTGATTCTGGCTGTGCCTAATCGTGCCGGCGCGGTCTACGATATGTTGTCGCCGCTGGCAGTCAATGGTGTGTCGATGACGCGCTTTGAGTCGCGCCCGGCGCGCACCGGGCAGTGGGAGTACTACTTCTATATCGATTGCCTCGGCCACCAGAAGGACAGCAATGTGGCCGCAGCCTTCGCCGCACTGGCCCAGCAGGCCGCCTTTTTCAAGATTCTTGGCTCCTATCCCGCGCAATAA
- the serC gene encoding 3-phosphoserine/phosphohydroxythreonine transaminase, protein MARPWNFSAGPSALPESVLQQAAAEMLDWHGSGMSVMEMSHRGRQFVQICDEAEADLRELMNVPADYAIMFMQGGGLGENAIVPMNLIGRRGLPAADFVVTGHWSTRSHKEAGRYGDAQIAASSAQAVNIDGHEQRPFTWVPPLSDWRVRPEAAYLHLCSNETIGGVEFTEWPDLAAFGAPDVPLVVDASSHFLSRPLDVTRTGLLFAGAQKNAGPAGVTVVIARRDLLGKALSICPSAFDYANVAAEHSRYNTPPTFAIYVAGLVYKWVKAQGGVQGLEAANKAKADLLYGYLDASGFYRNPVHPAVRSRMNVPFVLHDESLNDAFLKGAEAAGLLALKGHKSVGGMRASIYNAMPLAGVQALVDYLKEFERLHG, encoded by the coding sequence ATGGCGCGCCCCTGGAATTTCTCGGCTGGACCTTCGGCCCTGCCCGAGTCGGTGTTGCAGCAGGCTGCGGCGGAGATGCTGGATTGGCACGGCAGCGGCATGTCGGTGATGGAAATGAGTCACCGCGGACGCCAGTTCGTGCAGATCTGTGACGAAGCCGAAGCGGACCTGCGTGAACTCATGAATGTGCCGGCGGATTACGCCATCATGTTCATGCAGGGGGGCGGTCTGGGCGAGAACGCCATCGTCCCGATGAATCTGATCGGCCGGCGCGGTTTACCGGCTGCGGATTTCGTGGTGACGGGTCATTGGTCTACCCGTTCGCACAAGGAAGCGGGCCGTTATGGTGACGCGCAGATTGCGGCATCGAGCGCGCAGGCGGTCAATATCGATGGGCATGAGCAGCGCCCCTTTACCTGGGTGCCGCCCCTGAGCGATTGGCGGGTGCGTCCCGAGGCTGCCTATCTGCACCTGTGCAGCAATGAGACCATCGGTGGCGTCGAGTTCACCGAATGGCCTGATCTGGCCGCGTTCGGCGCACCGGATGTGCCCTTGGTGGTGGATGCTTCCTCGCATTTTCTGTCGCGTCCGCTCGATGTCACGCGTACCGGCCTGCTGTTTGCCGGCGCACAGAAGAACGCTGGCCCCGCTGGCGTGACGGTGGTCATTGCGCGCCGCGATTTGCTGGGCAAGGCGTTGTCCATCTGCCCATCAGCCTTCGATTACGCCAATGTGGCTGCTGAGCACTCGCGCTACAACACGCCGCCGACCTTCGCTATTTATGTCGCGGGTCTGGTCTATAAGTGGGTTAAGGCGCAGGGCGGGGTGCAAGGGCTGGAGGCCGCCAACAAGGCCAAGGCCGATCTGCTTTACGGTTATCTCGATGCCAGCGGGTTTTATCGCAACCCGGTGCATCCGGCAGTGCGTTCGCGCATGAACGTCCCCTTCGTGCTGCATGACGAGTCGCTCAATGACGCCTTCTTGAAGGGGGCTGAGGCCGCGGGTCTGTTGGCGCTCAAGGGCCACAAGAGCGTGGGCGGGATGCGCGCATCGATTTACAACGCCATGCCGCTGGCAGGCGTGCAGGCTCTGGTTGATTACCTGAAGGAATTCGAGCGTCTCCATGGATGA
- the gyrA gene encoding DNA gyrase subunit A: MDSFAKETLPVSLEEEMRRSYLDYAMSVIVGRALPDVRDGLKPVHRRVLYAMHELNNDWNRAYKKSARIVGDVIGKYHPHGDQSVYDTIVRMAQDFSMRYMLVDGQGNFGSIDGDNAAAMRYTEIRLAKIAHELLADIDQETVDFGPNYDGSEQEPLLLPSRLPNLLVNGSSGIAVGMATNIPPHNLGEVVEGCLYCLRNPECTIDELLEIIPAPDFPTGGIIYGMVGVREGYRTGRGRVIMRAKTHFEDMDKGNRQAIVVDAIPYQVNKKTLQERIAELVNEKKIEGISDIRDESDKDGMRLVIELKRGEVPEVVLNNLYKNTQLQDTFGMNLVALVDGQPRLLNLKQLISYFLQHRREVVTRRTVFQLRKARERGHVLEGLAVALANIDDFIAIIKAAPTPPVARQELMARNWDSSLVREMLARADGDVVGGRQAFRPEDLPEGFGLQGDGQYRLSETQAQEILNMRLQRLTGLEQDKIIGEYKDVMDTIADLLDILARPERITTIIGEELQAIKAEFSTGAKDSRRSEIELNATELDTEDLITPMDMVVTMSHGGYIKSQPLSEYRSQKRGGRGKQATQMKENDWVDQLFIANTHDYLLCFSNRGRVYWLKVWEVPQGTRNSRGKPIVNMFPLADGEKITVVLPVKEFSDDHYVFMATSRGTVKKTALSDFSNPRKAGIIAVDLDEGDYLIGADLTDGKHDVMLFSDSGKAVRFDENDVRPMGRAARGVRGMMLEDSQSVIALLVAGDESQSVLTATENGYGKRTSIAEYTRHGRGTKGMIAIQTSSRNGRVVGAVLVNPSDEIMLITTGGVLVRTRVSEIREMGRATQGVTLISVDDGSSLSGVRRVAESDADDDEAADAADGSDGADGVAESTEEPTE, encoded by the coding sequence ATGGATTCCTTTGCCAAGGAGACGCTTCCGGTATCGCTGGAAGAAGAGATGCGCCGCAGCTACCTCGATTACGCAATGAGCGTGATCGTTGGACGGGCGCTACCGGATGTGCGAGACGGCTTGAAGCCCGTGCACCGGCGCGTGCTCTACGCGATGCACGAGTTGAACAACGATTGGAATCGCGCTTACAAGAAGTCCGCGCGTATCGTCGGTGACGTCATCGGTAAATACCACCCTCACGGCGATCAGTCCGTGTACGACACCATTGTTCGCATGGCGCAGGACTTCTCCATGCGCTACATGCTAGTGGACGGGCAGGGCAACTTCGGCTCTATCGACGGCGATAACGCCGCCGCCATGCGATACACCGAAATTCGCCTAGCCAAGATTGCGCACGAGTTGCTTGCCGATATCGATCAGGAAACCGTCGATTTCGGGCCCAACTATGATGGCAGCGAGCAAGAGCCGCTGTTGCTGCCCTCGCGCCTGCCCAATCTGTTGGTGAATGGCAGTTCGGGGATCGCGGTGGGCATGGCCACCAATATTCCGCCGCACAATCTCGGCGAAGTGGTGGAAGGCTGTCTGTACTGCCTGCGCAACCCCGAGTGCACGATCGATGAGTTGCTGGAGATTATTCCGGCTCCGGATTTCCCCACGGGCGGCATCATCTACGGCATGGTGGGCGTGCGCGAAGGCTATCGCACCGGCCGCGGGCGCGTCATCATGCGCGCCAAGACGCATTTCGAAGACATGGACAAGGGCAACCGTCAGGCCATCGTGGTCGACGCCATCCCTTATCAGGTCAACAAGAAGACCTTGCAAGAGCGTATCGCCGAGTTGGTCAACGAGAAGAAGATCGAAGGCATCTCCGACATTCGCGACGAGTCGGATAAAGATGGCATGCGTCTGGTCATCGAACTCAAGCGCGGTGAAGTGCCTGAGGTCGTGCTCAATAATCTGTACAAGAACACGCAGTTGCAGGACACCTTCGGGATGAATCTGGTGGCGCTGGTCGATGGCCAGCCGCGCCTGCTCAACCTCAAGCAACTGATCTCCTATTTCTTGCAGCATCGCCGCGAAGTCGTGACGCGCCGCACGGTGTTCCAGTTGCGCAAGGCCCGTGAGCGCGGCCATGTGCTGGAAGGCCTGGCGGTTGCGCTGGCAAATATCGACGACTTCATCGCTATCATCAAGGCTGCGCCGACGCCGCCCGTGGCGCGTCAGGAATTGATGGCGCGCAATTGGGATTCTTCCCTGGTGCGTGAAATGCTGGCGCGTGCCGACGGCGATGTGGTCGGCGGCCGCCAGGCTTTCCGCCCGGAAGATCTGCCCGAGGGTTTCGGTTTGCAGGGCGACGGCCAATACCGCTTGTCGGAAACGCAGGCTCAGGAAATCCTGAACATGCGCTTGCAGCGCCTGACCGGCCTGGAGCAGGACAAGATCATCGGCGAGTACAAGGACGTGATGGACACCATTGCCGATCTGCTCGATATTCTCGCCCGCCCGGAACGCATTACGACCATCATCGGAGAAGAGCTCCAGGCCATCAAGGCGGAGTTCTCGACTGGGGCCAAGGATAGCCGCCGCTCCGAGATCGAGCTCAACGCTACCGAGTTGGACACCGAGGATCTGATTACGCCGATGGACATGGTCGTGACGATGTCCCATGGCGGCTATATCAAGAGCCAGCCCTTGTCGGAATACCGCTCGCAAAAACGCGGCGGGCGTGGCAAGCAGGCGACCCAGATGAAAGAAAACGACTGGGTCGATCAGCTCTTTATTGCCAATACGCACGACTATCTGCTGTGCTTCTCCAACCGTGGCCGGGTCTATTGGCTTAAGGTCTGGGAGGTTCCGCAGGGCACGCGCAATTCGCGCGGCAAGCCTATCGTCAATATGTTCCCGCTGGCGGACGGCGAGAAGATCACCGTGGTGCTGCCGGTCAAGGAGTTCAGTGACGACCACTACGTGTTCATGGCGACCTCGCGCGGCACCGTCAAGAAGACAGCGCTGTCTGACTTCTCCAATCCGCGTAAGGCCGGCATCATCGCGGTCGATCTGGACGAGGGCGATTACCTCATCGGCGCCGATCTGACCGATGGCAAGCACGATGTCATGCTCTTCTCGGATTCCGGCAAGGCCGTGCGCTTTGACGAGAACGACGTTCGCCCCATGGGCCGCGCGGCGCGCGGTGTGCGCGGGATGATGCTCGAAGACAGCCAGAGCGTGATCGCGCTGCTGGTGGCGGGCGATGAAAGCCAGAGTGTGCTCACCGCGACCGAAAACGGTTATGGCAAGCGCACGTCTATCGCCGAATACACCCGTCATGGCCGTGGCACCAAGGGCATGATCGCCATCCAGACCAGCTCGCGCAACGGCCGTGTCGTGGGTGCCGTGCTGGTCAACCCGAGCGATGAAATCATGCTGATCACCACCGGCGGCGTTCTGGTGCGCACCCGCGTGAGCGAGATCCGCGAAATGGGCCGCGCCACGCAAGGGGTGACCCTCATCAGTGTCGACGATGGCAGTTCGTTGTCGGGTGTGCGCCGCGTGGCGGAAAGCGATGCCGATGATGACGAGGCGGCCGACGCTGCGGATGGCTCGGACGGTGCCGACGGCGTCGCTGAATCGACTGAAGAACCTACGGAGTAA
- the ompA gene encoding outer membrane protein OmpA, which yields MNKPSKFALALAFAAVTASGVASAQTVDNWRNPYGNVWKNGTNELCWRDAFWTPATGIPGCDGVPVAQQPKEKPAPMAAKVVFNADTFFDFDKSTLKPEGRQLLDQVAQQARAIDLETIIAVGNTDSIGTEAYNMKLSERRAASVKAYLVSKGIDPNRIYTEGKGKLNPIASNKTAEGRARNRRVEIEIVGSRK from the coding sequence ATGAACAAACCCTCCAAATTCGCTCTGGCGCTTGCCTTCGCCGCCGTTACGGCCTCTGGTGTTGCCTCGGCTCAGACCGTGGACAACTGGCGCAATCCGTATGGCAACGTCTGGAAGAACGGCACGAATGAATTGTGCTGGCGCGATGCCTTCTGGACCCCGGCCACCGGCATCCCCGGCTGCGACGGCGTCCCGGTTGCTCAGCAACCGAAGGAAAAGCCCGCCCCGATGGCCGCCAAGGTGGTCTTCAACGCTGACACCTTCTTCGACTTCGACAAGTCCACGCTGAAGCCCGAAGGCCGTCAGCTGCTGGATCAAGTCGCGCAGCAAGCTCGCGCGATCGATCTCGAAACCATCATCGCCGTCGGTAACACCGACTCGATCGGTACCGAAGCCTACAACATGAAGCTTTCCGAGCGCCGCGCCGCTTCGGTCAAGGCTTACCTGGTGAGCAAGGGCATCGATCCGAACCGTATCTACACGGAAGGCAAGGGCAAGCTGAACCCGATCGCCTCCAACAAGACCGCCGAAGGCCGCGCCCGTAACCGTCGCGTGGAAATCGAAATCGTCGGTAGCCGCAAGTAA
- the ubiG gene encoding bifunctional 2-polyprenyl-6-hydroxyphenol methylase/3-demethylubiquinol 3-O-methyltransferase UbiG, giving the protein MTTANSASRPNINVDQAELDKFSALAARWWDPESEFKPLHAINPLRLEWIQELAGSLQGRRVLDVGCGGGILSEAMAQAGADVTGIDLAEKSLKIARLHGLESGVKVEYRAVPVEELATEQAGQYDIVTCMEMLEHVPDPNSVVRACAALVKPGGWVFFSTLNRNPKSFLFAIIGAEYVLRLLPRGTHSYEHFIKPSELAASARQAGLEPSGMRGMEYNPITQIYSLSGNTSVNYLMATRK; this is encoded by the coding sequence ATGACCACTGCTAACTCTGCCTCTCGCCCCAACATTAACGTAGACCAGGCCGAACTGGACAAGTTCAGCGCCCTGGCCGCACGCTGGTGGGATCCGGAGAGTGAATTCAAGCCTCTGCACGCCATCAACCCACTGCGGCTGGAATGGATACAGGAGCTCGCGGGCAGCCTGCAAGGACGCCGGGTGCTGGACGTCGGCTGTGGCGGAGGCATCCTCTCCGAAGCGATGGCCCAGGCCGGCGCAGACGTTACCGGCATCGATCTAGCCGAAAAATCCCTCAAAATCGCTCGCTTGCATGGACTGGAGTCCGGCGTCAAAGTGGAATACCGCGCCGTGCCCGTCGAAGAACTGGCGACCGAACAAGCCGGCCAGTACGACATCGTGACCTGCATGGAAATGCTGGAACACGTACCCGACCCCAACTCCGTCGTGCGCGCCTGCGCCGCGCTGGTCAAACCGGGAGGCTGGGTATTTTTCTCGACCCTGAACCGCAACCCCAAATCCTTTTTGTTTGCGATTATCGGCGCCGAATATGTGCTGCGCTTGCTGCCGCGCGGCACGCACAGCTACGAGCACTTCATCAAACCCAGCGAACTGGCCGCCAGCGCACGCCAGGCCGGCCTGGAACCCTCGGGCATGCGCGGCATGGAATACAACCCCATCACGCAGATTTACTCGCTGTCGGGCAACACTTCGGTCAACTATCTGATGGCAACCCGCAAATGA
- the gph gene encoding phosphoglycolate phosphatase (PGP is an essential enzyme in the glycolate salvage pathway in higher organisms (photorespiration in plants). Phosphoglycolate results from the oxidase activity of RubisCO in the Calvin cycle when concentrations of carbon dioxide are low relative to oxygen. This enzyme is a member of the Haloacid Dehalogenase (HAD) superfamily of aspartate-nucleophile hydrolase enzymes (PF00702).), with amino-acid sequence MSALILFDFDGTLADTAPDLVAAANRQRIRRDMAPLPYETLRPLASQGARGLLRVALGLQPGDADYEPARLQFLADYAEGSTQQSRLFPGIADLLNHIQAQGLAWGIVTNKVTHLTLPIVEHLDLVRHSAVLVCGDTTAHAKPHPLPLLHAAEQAGYTTDRCVYIGDDLRDIQAAHAAGMPAIAAAYGYVGDGDGEDASHWQAERLVDSPLALWEAIAALLPQDLRP; translated from the coding sequence ATGAGCGCACTGATCCTGTTCGATTTCGACGGCACCCTGGCCGACACCGCCCCCGATCTGGTGGCGGCGGCCAACCGCCAGCGCATCCGCCGCGACATGGCCCCTCTGCCCTACGAAACCCTGCGTCCGCTTGCCTCGCAAGGTGCGCGCGGCCTGCTGCGAGTGGCGCTCGGCCTGCAACCCGGCGATGCTGACTACGAGCCAGCCCGCCTACAGTTCCTCGCCGACTATGCCGAAGGCTCGACGCAGCAAAGCCGGCTTTTTCCTGGCATTGCCGATTTGCTGAACCATATTCAGGCTCAGGGGCTGGCATGGGGCATCGTCACCAATAAAGTCACCCACCTCACCCTACCCATCGTCGAGCACCTGGATCTGGTTAGGCACAGCGCCGTACTGGTTTGCGGCGACACCACGGCGCATGCCAAACCGCACCCGCTGCCGCTGTTGCATGCCGCCGAGCAGGCGGGCTACACAACTGACCGGTGCGTGTATATCGGCGATGATCTGCGCGACATCCAGGCCGCGCACGCCGCCGGCATGCCCGCCATTGCCGCCGCCTACGGCTACGTCGGCGACGGCGACGGCGAGGATGCCTCCCACTGGCAGGCGGAGCGCCTGGTCGATTCGCCACTGGCGCTTTGGGAAGCCATCGCCGCCCTGCTGCCGCAGGATTTGCGCCCCTAA
- a CDS encoding MFS transporter, whose product MLLPILLLSAAGFTILTTEFLIIGLLPPMARDLQVTVSQAGLLVSLFAFTVASAGPFLTALATNIERKRLFVGVLILFGLSNVVAALAPNIGIMAIARFIPALALPVFWSLASATAVELVGPAHAGRAISMVAFGIVAATVFGIPIGVLISDAFGWRAAFGILAGVSFAKAILLALTFPAIRVANTGLRFTTQLRVLRDPFVVGNVLLSVLIFTGMFTAYTYLADMLERLAGFDGRIVGWSMMGFGAIGIVGNTLGGRLVDKSPLGTTSLFTALMAASLAVITMAMQAHIALALTLGVWGIAQAALFIVCHVRVMKSAPQAPAFAASLNISGANIGIGLGAVVGGGVIERLSLSDLGWSSALILAAALLLAAGLMIRSRHRPPIDSSPHIHAMH is encoded by the coding sequence ATGCTATTGCCCATTCTGTTGCTATCGGCGGCCGGATTCACCATCCTGACCACCGAATTCCTCATCATCGGCCTGCTGCCGCCGATGGCGCGTGACCTGCAGGTTACGGTCTCCCAGGCCGGTCTGTTGGTATCGCTATTCGCCTTTACCGTGGCAAGCGCCGGCCCCTTCCTCACCGCACTCGCCACCAACATCGAGCGCAAACGCCTATTTGTGGGCGTACTCATCCTCTTCGGGCTCTCCAACGTCGTAGCCGCACTCGCGCCCAATATCGGGATCATGGCCATCGCACGCTTCATCCCGGCGCTAGCGCTGCCCGTGTTCTGGTCCCTGGCCAGCGCCACCGCTGTCGAACTGGTCGGCCCCGCGCACGCCGGCCGCGCCATCTCCATGGTGGCCTTCGGCATCGTCGCGGCCACCGTATTCGGCATCCCTATCGGCGTACTGATTTCCGATGCCTTCGGCTGGCGCGCTGCCTTCGGCATTCTGGCCGGGGTGTCCTTTGCCAAGGCCATCCTTCTTGCCCTGACCTTCCCCGCCATCCGCGTCGCCAATACCGGCCTGCGCTTTACCACCCAGTTACGCGTTCTGCGCGACCCCTTCGTCGTTGGCAATGTGCTGCTCTCGGTGCTGATCTTTACCGGCATGTTCACGGCCTACACCTATCTGGCCGACATGCTCGAGCGCCTGGCCGGCTTTGACGGCCGCATCGTGGGCTGGAGCATGATGGGCTTTGGCGCCATCGGCATCGTCGGCAACACACTGGGCGGCAGACTGGTCGATAAAAGCCCCTTGGGCACTACCTCCCTGTTCACCGCCTTGATGGCCGCCAGCCTCGCCGTCATCACGATGGCCATGCAGGCCCACATCGCGCTGGCTCTCACACTCGGGGTCTGGGGCATCGCACAGGCCGCCCTGTTCATCGTTTGCCATGTGCGCGTCATGAAATCCGCCCCCCAGGCCCCCGCCTTTGCCGCCTCGCTCAACATCTCCGGCGCCAACATCGGCATCGGGCTGGGCGCCGTCGTGGGCGGCGGCGTCATCGAGCGCCTGAGTCTCAGCGACCTCGGCTGGTCCTCCGCCTTGATCCTGGCCGCCGCGCTCCTGCTCGCCGCAGGCCTCATGATCCGCTCACGCCACCGCCCCCCCATCGATTCCTCCCCCCATATCCACGCCATGCATTGA